One stretch of Eupeodes corollae chromosome 2, idEupCoro1.1, whole genome shotgun sequence DNA includes these proteins:
- the LOC129948487 gene encoding probable peptidyl-tRNA hydrolase 2 — protein sequence MMGGDGKLVDTTQVINGLAVLLSFFVGYKYAIKKHITEAGDDKDGCSKDEASSAGAMSFSDYSDNYKMFIVVRNDLKMGKGNIGSKCGHEAVGAYQKSMRHKPNLERLWERTGCAKIALKVESERELQTIRRSAEANGLVCCVIHNAGRTQIEPSSKTVLAIGPAASSDIDKLTGHLKLL from the coding sequence ATGATGGGTGGCGATGGTAAACTCGTCGACACTACTCAAGTCATCAATGGTTTGGCTGTGCTCCTCTCATTTTTCGTAGGCTATAAGTATGCCATCAAGAAGCACATTACAGAAGCTGGCGATGATAAAGATGGTTGTTCCAAAGACGAAGCTAGTTCTGCTGGAGCGATGTCCTTTTCAGACTACTCAGATAACTACAAAATGTTCATTGTAGTGCGAAACGACCTCAAGATGGGAAAGGGCAACATAGGGTCCAAATGCGGACATGAAGCTGTTGGAGCTTACCAAAAATCAATGAGACATAAACCAAATCTCGAACGCTTATGGGAACGAACTGGTTGTGCTAAAATAGCTTTAAAGGTAGAAAGTGAAAGAGAACTCCAGACAATCCGTAGATCTGCTGAAGCAAATGGTCTGGTATGTTGCGTCATCCACAACGCTGGTCGCACACAAATCGAACCCAGTTCCAAGACTGTATTGGCCATTGGGCCAGCTGCTTCTAGTGATATCGACAAGCTAACAGGCCATCTAAAGCTTTTGTAA